CTTCGTCATTGGTGGCGGCCGGAATATGGATACGGCAAACGCCGTCTTCGAGCCCGAGGGCGTAATCGCGATGCCGTCTGATTTGGGCGCCGGCGGCGAGTTTCATAAACCGAACCGTCTCCATTTCGCACTCGAAGGCGGTCAGCACTTCGGGCACGTAACGGCAGATGGACATCTGTTCGGTCTCGACATAGCCATCCGTCGCGTTCGGGTCGGGAAAGATCGCCGAATTGCCGCCCTTCACCGCTCGCAGCGGTATCACGCTCCACTCGCCTTCGTAGTTGTGGATGTTGAAATGGGGTATCCACTCGTCCGCCGCGAAACGGTCCGCATCGGCAGCCAGCATTTCATAATCAAATCGAATCGGTAGTTTTGCTTTAATGATCGTCATCTCAATTCACGCACCGCCGTTCAGCTGATCACAACTTTACTTTGTGACAGTGTACTCCAAAGTTTGGTTCGCCTGCCTCATTGTTGAGACAAAGAGTTTAGGTTTGAGGTAAATTTTTGCGTGGATTCGGCGATCGCTTGTGTGCTAGTATTATGTTCGATCACTCAAGGGCTTCTGGCGACTCTGAATACGATTTAGGTTTTAGGTACTGTTCTATCTCTCGGTGCTATGGATGAAGTCGATACCAATTTGCCGACGCTTGACGATTTTTCGGTGCAATTAAACTCAAAATTCCATATCGCGTCGGAAACGCAGCCATCATTTGATGCTGAACTGGTCGAGGTCGAGCAAACGATCTCAAACTCAGTTCAGATGAGTTTTTCGTTAATATTCAGGGCTCCGGCGGACACACCTCCCGCCCAGAGTCTTTACAATGTGGCCCATCCGGTCCTTGGTGAAATGCTGATATTTCTCGTACCGATCAAAATGAACGATCAA
This is a stretch of genomic DNA from Chloracidobacterium sp.. It encodes these proteins:
- a CDS encoding aspartyl/asparaginyl beta-hydroxylase domain-containing protein, whose amino-acid sequence is MTIIKAKLPIRFDYEMLAADADRFAADEWIPHFNIHNYEGEWSVIPLRAVKGGNSAIFPDPNATDGYVETEQMSICRYVPEVLTAFECEMETVRFMKLAAGAQIRRHRDYALGLEDGVCRIHIPAATNDEVEFMLADERVQMAPGEAWYLNVNNYHSVANRGATDRIHLVIDCVVNNWLTTMIEDSVY